A window of the Desulfobacula toluolica Tol2 genome harbors these coding sequences:
- a CDS encoding tetratricopeptide repeat protein, translating to MKKLLMVVFVMIATFFLIPESAISGQDLELTKKLIHPSALNGLDVDQYRYGLLRLKENYNIDGWNWIEKAASQGYEKAIAAMISHYLHDGDTPDYEMAAHWIEHGAKSAKDNRTKYQYLLGNMYVKGQGVKKDFKKAVYWTKLAAEGDHVVAQYNLGLFYAKGMGVPQDYKQARDWFKKTDRSYRIGKPLNYCIIDAREIKVTHYGKAQYELGILYAQGLGVEKSEEIACSYFKSAAIDGVSKAQYTLGANYIEGKGVEKDAEKGAFWIKKAAEGGHALSQFVLGKLYFKGIGVPQDNEKFVFWIGKAAEQGYSQAQRALGELYVDGQYISKDYKKAVDWFEKAAAQNDHMAQYKLGIMYFLGQGVEIDHKASFFWAKKAADQNNVYAQYSLGGMYLKGQGVLQNYEMAYVLESLAASQGLKEAITARDKIAKILSPEQLSSAKKLLSKKSL from the coding sequence ATGAAAAAGCTTTTAATGGTTGTATTTGTTATGATTGCCACATTTTTTTTAATTCCAGAATCGGCAATATCAGGCCAGGATTTAGAGCTAACAAAAAAGCTTATTCATCCTTCTGCTTTAAACGGATTAGATGTTGATCAGTACAGATATGGATTGCTACGTTTAAAAGAAAATTACAATATTGATGGATGGAATTGGATCGAAAAAGCTGCTTCACAAGGATACGAAAAGGCTATCGCCGCCATGATAAGCCACTATTTGCATGATGGGGACACTCCTGACTATGAAATGGCAGCTCATTGGATTGAACATGGTGCAAAATCTGCAAAAGACAACCGGACAAAGTATCAATATTTGCTCGGGAATATGTATGTTAAGGGGCAGGGAGTTAAAAAAGATTTCAAAAAAGCAGTATATTGGACCAAACTAGCTGCGGAGGGAGATCACGTCGTAGCTCAGTACAATCTTGGATTGTTTTACGCCAAAGGGATGGGGGTTCCTCAGGATTATAAACAGGCGCGTGATTGGTTTAAAAAAACCGACCGATCTTATCGCATTGGTAAGCCTCTAAATTATTGTATTATTGATGCTCGTGAGATCAAGGTTACCCATTATGGAAAGGCGCAATATGAACTTGGCATACTCTACGCTCAAGGATTGGGGGTCGAAAAAAGTGAGGAGATAGCCTGTTCTTATTTTAAATCGGCTGCCATAGATGGTGTTTCAAAAGCTCAGTATACTCTTGGTGCAAATTACATTGAAGGTAAAGGTGTTGAAAAGGATGCTGAAAAAGGAGCTTTCTGGATTAAGAAAGCAGCTGAGGGTGGTCATGCATTGTCTCAATTTGTTCTTGGAAAGTTGTACTTCAAAGGGATAGGCGTTCCACAAGACAACGAGAAGTTTGTTTTTTGGATTGGAAAAGCTGCCGAGCAAGGATATAGCCAGGCGCAAAGAGCCCTTGGAGAGCTATACGTTGATGGTCAGTATATTTCAAAGGATTACAAAAAAGCCGTGGATTGGTTCGAAAAGGCTGCCGCACAAAACGATCACATGGCTCAATACAAACTTGGCATAATGTATTTTTTGGGACAGGGGGTTGAAATAGATCATAAAGCATCTTTTTTCTGGGCAAAAAAAGCCGCCGATCAGAATAATGTTTATGCGCAGTACTCACTTGGCGGAATGTATTTAAAAGGTCAAGGTGTCTTGCAGAATTATGAAATGGCATATGTTTTGGAGAGCCTGGCAGCCTCTCAAGGATTAAAAGAGGCGATCACCGCACGAGATAAAATCGCAAAAATATTATCACCAGAACAACTTTCTTCTGCTAAAAAGCTTCTCTCAAAAAAAAGTCTTTGA
- the tnpC gene encoding IS66 family transposase: MTKGKVKGNRNLDEVKKITCDLIDENQILKEQVKSLQNMIFGRKSEKTPKDDGQMSLFDMPEPELPILEKEEEDVTIGEHTRKKRGRKPLPADLPRIDVIHELSEDERQCNCGCLKERIGQEESEQLDYIPAKVRVLRNIRYKYACKNCEGVEDDGPTVSIARMPEQIIPKSIATPGLLAHILTAKFADALPFYRQEKQFTRIGIELGRSTMCTWAMKVADACDILIDMMQKDILASPMIGADETPLLVLKGPRKSKSYMWIFRGGPPDMPIIQFQYHPTRSGDVAASFLNGYKGIVQTDGYKGYDFLDKITDIIHVACWTHARRGFKNVTKAAGNKKSSSGNAGTALKYISLLYKIEKEARVQELTPDQLYARRQKEAVPILEEFKKWLDARVEKVPPKSLLGKAIHYTLNQWHRLIQYTTDGIIRPDNNLVENAIRPFVVGRKNWLFSDTVKGARASALIYSLIETAKSNGLEPYWYLKYLFEHLPEAMTEDDFKALLPYNVDKKQLA; the protein is encoded by the coding sequence ATGACTAAAGGCAAGGTAAAAGGTAATCGGAATCTGGATGAAGTGAAGAAAATTACTTGTGATTTGATTGATGAGAATCAAATCCTTAAAGAGCAGGTTAAATCACTTCAGAATATGATCTTTGGTCGCAAATCAGAGAAAACGCCTAAAGATGACGGGCAAATGTCTCTGTTCGATATGCCTGAACCCGAACTTCCTATCCTGGAAAAAGAGGAGGAAGACGTAACGATTGGTGAACATACCCGTAAAAAACGTGGCCGCAAGCCTTTACCCGCCGATCTTCCCCGTATAGATGTTATACATGAACTCAGCGAGGATGAAAGACAGTGCAACTGCGGTTGCCTTAAGGAACGCATCGGCCAGGAAGAGTCAGAACAACTGGACTATATCCCTGCCAAAGTAAGGGTACTTCGAAACATCCGGTATAAATACGCCTGCAAAAATTGTGAAGGTGTGGAAGACGACGGCCCCACCGTGTCAATTGCCAGGATGCCTGAACAGATTATCCCCAAAAGCATTGCTACCCCGGGCCTTCTGGCACATATTCTGACCGCAAAATTTGCAGATGCCCTGCCGTTTTACCGTCAGGAAAAGCAATTTACCAGGATCGGTATTGAACTTGGCCGGTCGACCATGTGTACATGGGCCATGAAAGTCGCTGACGCCTGTGATATTCTAATCGACATGATGCAAAAGGACATACTGGCAAGCCCGATGATTGGTGCTGATGAAACACCTCTTCTGGTCTTAAAGGGCCCCCGGAAATCAAAATCATATATGTGGATTTTTAGAGGTGGTCCGCCTGATATGCCAATTATTCAATTCCAATATCATCCGACACGATCCGGAGATGTTGCCGCATCATTTTTGAATGGATACAAAGGCATTGTTCAGACGGATGGCTATAAAGGATATGATTTTCTGGACAAAATAACAGATATCATTCATGTGGCATGCTGGACTCACGCCCGCAGGGGATTTAAAAATGTAACAAAAGCTGCAGGGAATAAAAAGAGTTCATCGGGCAATGCCGGCACCGCTTTAAAGTATATCAGTCTGCTTTATAAAATTGAAAAAGAAGCCCGGGTGCAGGAATTAACGCCTGACCAATTATATGCTCGGAGGCAAAAAGAAGCGGTTCCAATTTTAGAAGAGTTCAAGAAATGGCTTGATGCAAGAGTGGAAAAAGTTCCTCCCAAAAGTCTGCTTGGCAAGGCGATCCATTATACTCTCAACCAATGGCACAGGCTCATCCAATACACGACCGACGGAATCATCAGGCCTGATAACAATCTGGTTGAAAATGCCATCCGACCTTTTGTGGTCGGACGAAAGAATTGGCTTTTCTCGGACACCGTTAAGGGTGCCCGGGCCAGTGCACTGATTTACAGCTTGATTGAAACAGCCAAATCAAATGGGCTGGAGCCATATTGGTATCTCAAATATCTGTTTGAACACTTGCCTGAGGCTATGACGGAAGATGATTTTAAGGCGTTGCTTCCATACAATGTCGATAAAAAACAGTTGGCTTGA
- the tnpB gene encoding IS66 family insertion sequence element accessory protein TnpB (TnpB, as the term is used for proteins encoded by IS66 family insertion elements, is considered an accessory protein, since TnpC, encoded by a neighboring gene, is a DDE family transposase.) — MMNFPSDTKVYLFLGATDMRKAINGLSVIVSEQMQLDIFSSNLFVFCNRTQTILKILYWDKNGFCMWQKRLEKDRFKWPKTSDDVMNITSRELSWLVDGLNINQAHKPLKYSMIY; from the coding sequence ATGATGAATTTTCCGTCAGACACCAAGGTCTATCTATTCTTAGGCGCAACGGATATGCGCAAAGCTATTAACGGATTGTCCGTCATTGTCAGTGAACAGATGCAACTTGACATATTTTCCTCCAACTTGTTTGTATTCTGCAACCGGACGCAGACCATTTTAAAAATTTTATACTGGGATAAAAATGGCTTCTGTATGTGGCAGAAACGTCTTGAAAAAGACCGTTTCAAGTGGCCGAAAACATCTGACGATGTCATGAATATTACCAGTCGAGAGTTGTCCTGGTTAGTTGACGGCCTGAATATAAATCAGGCACATAAACCCTTGAAATATTCCATGATTTATTGA
- the tnpA gene encoding IS66 family insertion sequence element accessory protein TnpA, with protein MSKSWKKINEEKAIFWKTHIDQWTESRLSQIEYCRQNGLRPNRFTYWKIKFGKPNQPTGLVQVPVPTHFCQAGLKLNIGRELQVEIPDGFKKETLEQVLSVLKAVQ; from the coding sequence TTGAGCAAATCGTGGAAGAAAATAAACGAAGAAAAGGCAATATTCTGGAAAACACATATCGATCAATGGACTGAATCCCGCCTGTCCCAAATAGAGTACTGCCGCCAGAATGGCCTGAGGCCGAACAGGTTCACCTATTGGAAGATTAAATTCGGTAAACCAAATCAGCCCACAGGACTGGTTCAGGTTCCTGTGCCGACTCACTTTTGTCAAGCAGGGCTAAAACTGAATATAGGCCGGGAACTGCAAGTGGAAATCCCTGACGGTTTTAAGAAAGAAACCCTTGAGCAGGTGCTTTCTGTATTGAAGGCTGTCCAATGA
- a CDS encoding transposase family protein, which produces MFSSIAAQLLFILIYTKQYATQTMQGQLFGISLPKANSWIHYLMPILSLALDKLKATPS; this is translated from the coding sequence ATATTTTCAAGTATTGCGGCTCAGCTTCTTTTTATCCTGATCTACACAAAGCAATATGCAACCCAAACTATGCAAGGGCAATTGTTTGGAATTTCCCTGCCGAAGGCAAATTCTTGGATTCATTATCTTATGCCGATCTTATCATTAGCTCTGGATAAACTTAAAGCGACTCCCAGCTGA
- a CDS encoding response regulator, with product MKKIKIILADDHSILQEGLCISLEREKSFEVVAMADSGYKAIELATLYQPDVIIMDVSMPGLNGMEATRQILAKHPEIKVIALSMHMEKIYITGMMNAGASGYILKVCSFKELLKCIQIVLSGKIFLYHEIRHLVKGNDGNLFKHKRVSAFSSLSRREREVLQLIAEGHKRKEIAKKLKISIKTADIHRTHLKAKLNIHSVPELTKFAIIEGVTSSLI from the coding sequence ATGAAAAAAATTAAGATTATTTTAGCGGATGACCATAGTATCTTACAGGAGGGGCTATGCATTTCCCTGGAAAGGGAAAAAAGCTTTGAAGTCGTTGCAATGGCGGATTCAGGTTACAAGGCCATTGAACTTGCAACTCTTTACCAGCCTGATGTTATCATTATGGATGTTAGTATGCCGGGGCTTAACGGAATGGAAGCAACAAGACAAATTCTTGCCAAGCATCCTGAAATAAAAGTTATTGCACTTTCCATGCACATGGAAAAAATTTATATTACCGGAATGATGAATGCCGGGGCTTCAGGGTATATTTTAAAAGTTTGTTCTTTTAAAGAACTGCTTAAATGTATTCAAATTGTTTTGTCTGGAAAGATTTTTTTGTACCACGAGATAAGACACTTGGTTAAAGGTAATGATGGAAATCTTTTTAAGCATAAACGAGTTTCAGCCTTTTCATCGTTGTCCAGAAGAGAAAGAGAGGTGTTACAATTGATTGCAGAAGGGCACAAGAGAAAAGAAATTGCAAAAAAATTAAAAATCAGTATCAAAACAGCAGATATCCATCGAACACATTTGAAAGCCAAACTCAATATCCACAGCGTGCCTGAGTTGACAAAGTTTGCCATTATAGAGGGTGTGACCTCTTCTTTGATATGA
- a CDS encoding ATP-binding protein: MFGFGFSLSRKLFVFICLILFLIIVPFFYIAKLSLTEFGTYAYAVNKKQIKDMSNSYLSRIAAEQADTYDEIFKRIKTASALLGSNATSVYHNIDVLCKVPIKETLNLQKTQESRIFLNPQQEPVVICYWGKDAIGDEIKNELNALSHFEPILMKTKELVRESFATHIVTISGIGCYYALDAKSKNACYNFLVSNEFDLRDSEPVTVFTKQEIKYRDTQWTNIYKSNVIDGLLLTASTPIYDQTGELKGATGIDIPVEHIVRDLTEGAVIADMNILFAFLQNREGKIIAFPSEFFDLFGLDIDLRHDKNSSDIFNYNLKDSSIEAIQRISPGEPDFHRGVVELVINNEKYLLAIGCLESVEWYLVLVTREADLITSVNKTEFALKNSLSAIWTDFIRYCLLIIVISVMLVCFAIRIFISPIEQFIAATHRVASGDFTLIPQTGREDEVGKLFKSFNLMAEKLRISGKIENEHALELKHRIRLRTNELEKSNEQLSKIKNDLEKTVAKRTGQLKRLNEYLVYTEERERKAIASDLHDSVTQTLAISIFKLKNIRESGTGMDEMDFSELQAYLEQAIKEIRSLIYQLSPPILDDFDIELALGFLIEEINAKHHSHIYYINNIEDQVSLDQAVKITLYRAVNELISNVLKHSGSKNAEIEILNTQDAIQVRVEDKGVGFDVDMVMSKDSHGFGLHSLAERMENFGGKIQLDSKPGKGTRIYLIVPVSYNKDSEYEKN; the protein is encoded by the coding sequence GTGTTCGGATTCGGCTTTTCATTGTCCAGGAAATTATTTGTTTTTATCTGCCTGATTTTATTTTTAATCATAGTTCCTTTTTTTTATATCGCCAAATTATCTCTCACCGAGTTTGGAACCTATGCCTATGCTGTAAATAAAAAACAAATAAAAGATATGTCCAATTCTTATTTGTCAAGAATAGCAGCTGAGCAGGCTGATACCTATGATGAGATTTTTAAAAGGATAAAAACAGCATCTGCCTTGCTAGGCAGTAATGCCACAAGTGTTTACCATAACATTGATGTGTTATGCAAAGTGCCGATAAAAGAGACGCTAAATCTTCAAAAGACTCAAGAGAGCCGGATTTTTTTAAATCCTCAACAGGAGCCTGTTGTTATTTGTTACTGGGGAAAAGACGCTATTGGCGATGAAATAAAAAATGAGCTGAATGCATTGTCCCATTTTGAGCCCATCTTGATGAAAACAAAGGAACTGGTTCGTGAAAGTTTTGCAACTCATATTGTTACAATTTCAGGCATAGGGTGTTATTATGCCTTGGACGCAAAATCGAAAAATGCATGTTATAATTTTCTGGTTTCAAATGAATTTGATCTAAGAGATAGTGAGCCGGTAACTGTTTTTACAAAACAGGAGATCAAATATCGTGATACCCAATGGACAAATATTTATAAAAGTAACGTAATTGATGGATTGTTGCTGACAGCCTCAACACCTATTTATGATCAAACTGGTGAATTAAAAGGTGCCACCGGTATTGATATCCCGGTAGAACATATTGTCCGTGACTTAACGGAAGGTGCAGTTATTGCCGATATGAATATTCTTTTTGCATTTCTCCAGAACAGGGAAGGTAAAATTATTGCATTTCCCAGTGAGTTTTTTGATCTCTTTGGATTGGATATTGATTTGCGTCATGATAAGAATTCAAGTGATATTTTCAACTACAATTTAAAGGATTCTTCAATTGAGGCAATTCAAAGGATTTCTCCAGGTGAGCCTGATTTCCACAGGGGAGTTGTTGAACTGGTGATAAATAATGAAAAATATCTTTTGGCCATTGGCTGTCTGGAATCAGTTGAATGGTATCTTGTCCTGGTGACAAGGGAAGCCGATCTTATTACATCAGTTAATAAAACAGAATTTGCTCTGAAAAACAGCCTTTCTGCAATATGGACAGATTTTATTCGTTATTGTTTATTGATTATTGTTATTTCTGTGATGCTGGTATGTTTTGCCATACGGATATTCATATCTCCTATAGAACAATTTATCGCAGCCACCCACAGAGTTGCGAGCGGTGATTTCACTTTAATCCCTCAAACCGGCAGAGAAGATGAGGTAGGAAAGCTTTTCAAGTCATTTAATTTGATGGCGGAAAAATTAAGGATTTCAGGAAAAATAGAAAATGAACATGCTCTCGAACTGAAACATCGGATCAGATTAAGAACGAATGAACTTGAAAAGAGTAATGAACAACTCAGTAAAATTAAAAATGATCTTGAGAAAACAGTTGCAAAACGAACCGGTCAACTTAAAAGATTGAATGAGTATCTTGTTTATACTGAAGAGAGGGAAAGAAAGGCTATTGCGTCAGATCTTCATGACAGTGTGACTCAAACCCTTGCAATTAGTATTTTTAAATTAAAGAATATTCGGGAATCCGGCACAGGCATGGATGAAATGGATTTTTCAGAACTTCAGGCGTATCTTGAGCAGGCTATCAAAGAAATCCGTTCCTTGATTTATCAGCTCAGCCCTCCGATCTTGGATGATTTTGATATTGAACTTGCTTTGGGGTTTTTAATAGAAGAAATAAATGCAAAGCACCACAGTCATATCTATTATATAAATAATATTGAAGATCAGGTGAGTCTGGATCAGGCTGTTAAGATTACTTTATACAGGGCCGTAAATGAGCTGATTTCAAATGTTTTGAAGCACTCGGGTTCTAAAAATGCTGAAATTGAAATATTAAATACACAGGATGCAATCCAAGTAAGGGTTGAAGACAAGGGGGTCGGTTTTGATGTGGATATGGTAATGTCAAAGGACTCTCATGGTTTTGGATTACATAGCCTCGCAGAGCGAATGGAAAATTTCGGGGGTAAAATTCAACTGGATTCAAAACCTGGAAAAGGAACAAGAATTTATTTGATCGTACCCGTTTCTTATAACAAAGACAGTGAATATGAAAAAAATTAA
- a CDS encoding roadblock/LC7 domain-containing protein — MFNQTQLYAIDNVIHTNLIESGLDHVIFMDMAGNTIAKHDNGKSHLDSTAFAALAAGNFAAVDAMAKLVGESEFSLLFHRGEKSSIHFSKVNDETLLITMFNKDISLGLVRLKVTETIKKINTILAND, encoded by the coding sequence ATGTTTAATCAAACTCAATTATACGCTATTGATAATGTAATCCATACCAACCTTATAGAGTCTGGACTGGATCATGTTATCTTTATGGATATGGCCGGAAATACCATTGCCAAGCATGATAATGGAAAAAGCCATTTGGATTCCACTGCCTTTGCCGCTCTTGCTGCCGGTAATTTTGCAGCGGTTGATGCAATGGCAAAGCTGGTGGGTGAATCCGAATTTTCATTATTGTTTCACAGGGGAGAGAAATCAAGTATTCATTTCAGCAAAGTCAATGATGAAACCCTTTTGATTACAATGTTCAACAAAGACATATCATTGGGACTGGTGAGATTAAAAGTGACTGAAACCATCAAAAAAATCAATACTATATTGGCCAATGACTGA
- a CDS encoding GTP-binding protein — MALINLKTREVQIKIVYYGPGRGGKTTNLEYINKTYRNQIKTEMVSLKTQDDRTLFFDFLPFDVGQIKGFDVTIQLYTVPGQVKYNATRKLVLRGVDGVTFVADVQKEQRKKNIESLNQLYENLNTHNIDLFKIPLVMQYNKTDLKKSNIPIISSQTMQKDLNSVLRAPAYEASALKGGNVILTLKKIISITLASIQDQLF; from the coding sequence TTGGCGCTGATCAACTTAAAAACCAGGGAAGTTCAGATTAAAATTGTTTATTATGGTCCCGGCAGAGGTGGAAAAACAACCAATCTTGAATATATCAACAAAACTTACCGAAATCAGATAAAAACCGAAATGGTCAGCCTGAAAACACAGGATGACCGAACTCTGTTTTTTGATTTTTTACCTTTTGACGTGGGTCAAATAAAAGGATTTGACGTTACCATTCAATTATACACAGTTCCCGGACAGGTGAAATATAATGCCACCAGAAAGCTTGTATTACGGGGTGTTGACGGCGTCACCTTTGTTGCAGATGTTCAAAAAGAGCAGCGAAAAAAAAATATTGAATCTCTCAATCAATTATATGAAAACCTTAACACCCACAATATTGATCTGTTTAAAATTCCCCTTGTCATGCAATACAATAAAACAGATCTGAAAAAGTCAAATATTCCGATAATATCCTCCCAAACCATGCAAAAAGATCTGAACAGCGTTTTACGAGCCCCTGCCTATGAGGCCAGCGCCTTAAAAGGGGGTAACGTTATTTTGACCTTGAAAAAGATCATATCAATAACTTTGGCATCAATTCAAGACCAGCTTTTTTAA
- a CDS encoding DUF4388 domain-containing protein encodes MNLQGDFEGLTLASILQLLCNDQKTGVLTVTCDDEESRVFFEQGTIIYASASFKEARLGSLMRNDGIISAKQLQKCFALARQEKMHLGKILVEKGYISVDTLKKYNTRQVEAILYNLLFWKKGRFEYKDTRLNLKGMIVTQLNPMKLILEASRRIDELSVLKEFIPSDKMVFKMSGKVQSKDEIKLNANEWRVLSLIDGTRSVRQIITESGYDEFAVYKIFFSVISSGLIEQKEEIQLDDQGGEKDFSAILTVFNDILQSISKNIADELGDRSYSLFEEIKPGLAIEFKDVFREYHPDKHKNSNFQAITNALDQMKFIEDPKGFLILGFTEYCTQLLKKAGQILGSQPLIKILNDIENVLGYVKKYQAGSKEKSKIVNNMKNVIVQLSSEFKTDKKSGSKRGIFSFFS; translated from the coding sequence ATGAATCTTCAGGGTGATTTTGAAGGATTAACTCTGGCAAGTATCCTTCAGCTGTTGTGTAATGATCAGAAAACAGGAGTGCTGACAGTAACCTGTGATGATGAGGAAAGCCGGGTTTTTTTTGAGCAGGGAACAATTATTTATGCATCAGCCTCTTTTAAGGAGGCAAGACTGGGGTCTCTGATGCGAAATGACGGAATCATTTCAGCGAAGCAACTTCAAAAATGTTTTGCCCTTGCCAGACAGGAAAAGATGCATCTGGGCAAAATACTTGTAGAAAAAGGATATATTTCGGTTGATACCTTGAAAAAGTATAATACCCGGCAGGTTGAAGCTATTTTATATAATCTTCTTTTCTGGAAAAAAGGCAGGTTTGAATATAAAGATACTAGGTTGAACTTAAAGGGCATGATTGTCACCCAGCTCAATCCCATGAAACTGATTCTTGAAGCATCCCGGCGTATTGATGAATTGTCAGTTCTAAAGGAATTCATCCCTAGTGATAAAATGGTGTTTAAAATGTCGGGAAAGGTGCAAAGCAAGGATGAGATAAAGCTCAATGCAAATGAGTGGCGGGTTCTTTCTTTGATTGACGGAACCCGGTCGGTCCGTCAAATCATAACTGAAAGTGGATATGATGAATTTGCTGTATATAAAATCTTTTTTTCCGTGATTTCATCCGGCTTGATTGAACAAAAAGAAGAGATTCAACTGGATGATCAGGGCGGGGAAAAAGATTTTTCCGCTATACTGACGGTTTTTAATGATATTCTTCAATCCATCAGTAAAAATATTGCTGATGAACTCGGGGACAGAAGTTATTCTTTGTTTGAAGAAATCAAGCCTGGACTTGCTATTGAATTTAAAGACGTCTTCAGAGAATATCACCCGGATAAACATAAAAATTCAAATTTTCAGGCCATTACCAATGCGTTGGATCAAATGAAATTTATTGAAGATCCAAAAGGATTTTTAATCTTGGGATTTACTGAATATTGTACCCAGCTATTAAAAAAGGCAGGGCAAATTCTGGGATCACAGCCCCTGATAAAAATTCTGAATGATATTGAAAATGTACTTGGATATGTAAAAAAATATCAAGCCGGGTCAAAAGAAAAAAGTAAAATTGTCAATAATATGAAAAATGTTATTGTACAACTTTCTTCTGAGTTTAAAACAGATAAAAAAAGCGGCTCCAAAAGAGGTATCTTTTCCTTTTTTTCCTGA
- the truA gene encoding tRNA pseudouridine(38-40) synthase TruA, producing MKKNFKIIVEYDGTDFFGWQRQNDKKTIQGELEKALSMILNQDVRISGSGRTDAGVHAFGQVANFHVNTGILPQNIKKGVNSVIKQPIVIRECQIVDNDFHGRYKAVSKEYHYFILNREDPCAIGRSYQWHIRHPLDIEAMNQCCNEITGVFDFKSFENTGSPRSSTIREIFFSHISVLDNNRLVFKICGSGFLKYMVRNLIGTIVLAGLNKITVTQFRKILETKDRTKAGPTAPAHGLFLKKVNYS from the coding sequence ATGAAGAAAAATTTTAAAATTATTGTTGAATACGATGGTACGGATTTCTTTGGCTGGCAAAGACAAAATGACAAGAAAACCATTCAGGGTGAACTTGAAAAAGCCTTAAGCATGATCCTGAACCAGGATGTCAGAATTTCAGGATCAGGACGAACAGATGCAGGTGTTCATGCATTTGGTCAGGTTGCAAATTTTCATGTCAATACCGGTATATTGCCACAGAATATTAAAAAAGGAGTTAACAGTGTAATCAAGCAACCCATTGTGATCAGGGAATGCCAAATTGTGGATAATGATTTCCATGGCAGGTACAAAGCTGTTTCCAAGGAATATCATTATTTTATTTTGAACAGGGAAGATCCTTGCGCCATAGGCAGGTCATATCAATGGCATATCCGGCATCCTCTCGATATTGAGGCTATGAATCAATGCTGCAATGAGATTACAGGGGTGTTTGATTTTAAATCTTTTGAAAACACAGGAAGTCCAAGATCTTCAACCATCCGGGAAATCTTTTTTTCACATATCAGCGTGTTGGATAATAATAGGTTGGTATTTAAAATTTGTGGCAGTGGTTTTTTAAAATATATGGTACGAAATTTAATAGGAACCATTGTTCTTGCGGGATTAAATAAAATCACGGTTACTCAGTTTAGAAAAATACTTGAAACAAAAGACAGGACAAAAGCAGGTCCGACAGCACCTGCTCATGGATTGTTTTTAAAAAAAGTAAATTATTCGTGA